The Litchfieldia alkalitelluris genome has a window encoding:
- a CDS encoding cell wall hydrolase: MKKIFFFITLLATFFFADNAFAYTVEKGDTMTKIAQDNGLTLQQLAKANPQVKNLDLIYIGQQINTVIKNSPKPKKEQNKSNKISISKDKKFSISENEIDLLARIVRAEAQTEPFEGKVAVAAVVLNRVESPLFPDTIREVIYQPRQFQPVSNGQINKPADKESIKAVHAALTDMRSIAKDSLFFYNPRIATSRWLDSRTTAVVIGQHVFKY; this comes from the coding sequence ATGAAAAAAATATTCTTTTTTATAACATTACTAGCAACCTTTTTCTTTGCTGACAACGCTTTTGCATATACCGTTGAAAAGGGAGATACAATGACAAAAATAGCCCAAGATAATGGTTTAACACTACAACAATTGGCAAAAGCTAACCCGCAGGTGAAGAATCTAGATTTGATTTATATTGGTCAACAAATAAATACAGTTATCAAAAATTCCCCAAAACCAAAGAAGGAACAAAACAAGTCTAATAAAATAAGTATCTCTAAAGATAAAAAATTTAGTATCTCAGAGAATGAAATAGATCTGTTGGCTAGAATTGTACGAGCTGAAGCACAAACAGAGCCTTTTGAAGGAAAAGTTGCCGTAGCTGCAGTTGTATTAAATAGAGTAGAAAGCCCTCTTTTCCCTGACACAATTAGAGAAGTAATTTATCAACCACGTCAATTTCAACCTGTTTCAAATGGCCAAATAAATAAACCAGCCGATAAAGAATCAATTAAAGCAGTACATGCAGCATTAACTGATATGAGAAGTATTGCAAAAGATTCCTTATTCTTTTATAACCCACGTATTGCTACAAGTCGCTGGTTAGACTCTAGAACAACAGCAGTTGTGATTGGACAACATGTCTTTAAATATTAA
- a CDS encoding LLM class flavin-dependent oxidoreductase: MTNLQLPVSVLNLAPIREGQDSKDAIESMVELAQATEKMGYSRYWIAEHHNTPTLVSSATSILIKHTLEHTTQIRVGSGGIMLPNHSPLVVAEQFGTMATIHPNRLDLGLGRAPGTDMVTASALRRSQNDSVYTFPEDVDALLTYFGPSNQQGNVKAYPGVGTNIPIYILGSSTDSAYLAAKLGLPYVFASHFAPRYMEEAISIYRTRFQPSEYLNSPYMMICLNVIAAESDEEAFFEQTTMQQFFLNVVRGSQMMLKPPVESMEHIWSPNEKHMATSMSSVTLLGGKDSIREQLNSFQEKYNVNELMAVSYIFDPEKQKRSYEILKEVVDGR, from the coding sequence ATGACAAATCTACAACTACCTGTTTCTGTCCTAAATTTAGCACCAATAAGGGAAGGTCAGGATTCTAAAGACGCTATTGAATCTATGGTTGAATTAGCGCAAGCGACAGAAAAAATGGGGTATAGCCGATATTGGATAGCTGAGCATCACAACACACCAACTCTTGTCAGTTCGGCTACTTCGATATTAATTAAACATACATTAGAACATACAACTCAAATCCGTGTAGGTTCTGGAGGAATTATGCTCCCAAATCATTCACCTCTAGTAGTAGCAGAACAGTTTGGTACGATGGCAACCATCCATCCTAATCGTCTTGACTTAGGTCTCGGTCGTGCACCAGGAACAGATATGGTAACCGCCAGTGCCCTAAGACGTTCGCAAAACGATTCGGTCTACACATTCCCTGAAGATGTCGATGCTTTACTAACCTATTTTGGGCCATCAAATCAACAAGGAAATGTGAAAGCTTATCCAGGAGTAGGAACAAATATTCCTATTTATATCCTTGGTTCATCAACAGATTCAGCATACTTGGCAGCAAAGTTAGGGTTACCTTATGTATTCGCATCACACTTTGCACCAAGATACATGGAGGAAGCTATATCGATTTATCGAACTAGATTCCAACCGTCAGAGTACTTAAACTCTCCATACATGATGATCTGTCTAAATGTAATTGCAGCTGAAAGCGATGAAGAAGCATTTTTCGAACAAACAACCATGCAGCAATTTTTCCTGAATGTGGTACGAGGAAGTCAAATGATGCTTAAACCTCCTGTTGAGAGCATGGAGCACATCTGGAGCCCTAATGAAAAACATATGGCTACCTCCATGTCTAGCGTGACCCTCTTGGGTGGAAAGGATTCAATAAGAGAGCAATTGAATAGCTTCCAGGAGAAATATAATGTCAATGAACTTATGGCTGTATCATATATTTTTGATCCTGAAAAACAAAAACGATCTTATGAGATTTTAAAAGAAGTGGTAGATGGTAGGTAG
- a CDS encoding SE1832 family protein, translating to MMNTREVENKISELKMEYIRIQDDIERLESLGHSIEKQEEKLTDLEKELKYYRSLA from the coding sequence ATGATGAATACTAGAGAAGTTGAGAATAAAATTTCAGAGTTAAAGATGGAGTATATAAGAATTCAGGATGATATTGAAAGGTTAGAATCTCTAGGGCATTCGATAGAAAAGCAAGAAGAAAAATTAACCGATCTTGAAAAAGAACTTAAGTATTATCGTTCTTTAGCTTAA